One window from the genome of Salvia miltiorrhiza cultivar Shanhuang (shh) chromosome 7, IMPLAD_Smil_shh, whole genome shotgun sequence encodes:
- the LOC130992843 gene encoding protein KINESIN LIGHT CHAIN-RELATED 1: MPGLVSVKTPPDAPPLRITVPDEQPHTPIRAQTVRSEPKSNSPATRRPPSPSPSTSRAKPSPDRGSAKKKSPPEKNLLNEASLDNPDLGPFLLKLARDTIASGEGPSKALDYALRASKSFEKCAVDGEPSLDLAMSLHVVAAIYCSLGKFEEAVPVLERAIKVPEVARGADHALAAFSGYMQLGDTHSMLGQLDRSIECYKEGLKIQMEALGDNDPRVAETCRYLAEAHVQAMQFDEADNLCKKTLEIHRVHSPPASLEEAADRRLMALICEAKGDYEAALEHLVLASMAMIANGQENEVAAIDVSIGNIYSSLSRFDEAVFSYQKALTVFKSSKGDNHPSVASVFVRLADLYYKTGKLRESRSYCENALRIYAKPVPGTTSEEIASGMTEISAIYELFNEPEEALKLLQKAMKLLEDKPGQHSTVAGIEARMGVMYYMVGRYEVSRSSFESAVTKLRASGERKSAFFGVVLNQMGLACVQLFKIDEAAELFEEAREILEQECGPCHQDTLGVYSNLAATYDAMGRIEDAIEILEYVLKLREEKLGTANPDFDDEKKRLAELLKEAGRSRNKKAKSLENLIDPNSKRTKKETSKKWSAFGFRS; this comes from the exons ATGCCGGGCTTAGTCTCCGTCAAGACGCCGCCGGACGCGCCGCCGCTGAGAATCACCGTCCCCGACGAGCAGCCCCACACTCCGATCCGAGCTCAAACGGTCAGATCCGAGCCCAAATCTAACTCCCCCGCCACGCGCCGCCCGCCCTCCCCTTCTCCCTCCACCTCACGCGCCAAACCATCGCCGGATCGGGGCTCCGCCAAGAAGAAATCCCCACCCGAGAAGAACCTCCTCAACGAAGCCTCTCTCGACAACCCGGATCTCGGTCCCTTCCTGCTCAAATTGGCCCGGGACACGATCGCGTCGGGCGAGGGCCCCAGTAAGGCCCTGGACTACGCGCTGCGCGCCTCAAAGAGCTTCGAGAAATGCGCCGTCGACGGCGAGCCCAGCCTGGATTTGGCCATGAGCCTGCACGTGGTGGCGGCGATCTACTGCAGCCTGGGGAAATTCGAGGAGGCGGTGCCGGTGTTGGAGCGGGCAATTAAGGTACCGGAGGTGGCGAGGGGTGCGGATCACGCGCTGGCCGCGTTTTCGGGGTATATGCAGTTGGGGGATACGCATTCCATGCTGGGACAGCTGGATCGGTCGATTGAGTGCTATAAGGAAGGCCTCAAGATTCAGATGGAGGCCTTGGGTGATAATGATCCCAGAGTTGCAGAGACTTGCAG ATACTTGGCGGAGGCCCATGTCCAAGCCATGCAATTTGATGAAGCTGATAATTTATGCAAAAAAACTCTTGAAATCCATCGAGTGCATAGCCCACCGGCATCTCTTGAGGAAGCAGCGGACCGCCGATTGATGGCTCTCATATGCGAGGCTAAAGGAGACTATGAAGCAGCCTTGGAACACCTTGTGCTTGCTAGCATGGCTATGATTGCCAATGGACAAGAAAATGAGGTTGCTGCTATCGATGTTAGCATCGGCAATATCTATTCATCTCTTTCCCGCTTTGATGAGGCAGTTTTCTCCTACCAGAAGGCACTCACTGTCTTCAAATCTTCTAAAGGTGATAACCACCCTTCGGTGGCCTCGGTCTTTGTCCGGCTTGCTGACCTGTACTACAAGACAGGAAAATTAAGGGAGTCGCGATCTTATTGTGAAAATGCGCTGAGAATATATGCAAAACCTGTACCTGGAACAACTTCAGAAGAGATTGCTAGTGGGATGACAGAAATTTCAGCTATTTATGAATTGTTCAATGAACCTGAAGAAGCTTTGAAGCTTCTACAGAAGGCCATGAAACTATTGGAGGATAAACCAGGGCAGCACAGTACAGTAGCTGGGATTGAAGCACGGATGGGAGTGATGTATTACATGGTTGGAAGGTACGAAGTATCGCGGAGCTCCTTTGAAAGTGCTGTAACAAAACTTAGAGCCAGTGGTGAGAGGAAATCAGCTTTCTTTGGTGTTGTGCTGAACCAAATGGGTTTGGCTTGTGTTCAGTTGTTTAAGATCGATGAGGCAGCAGAATTATTTGAGGAAGCTAGAGAAATACTGGAACAGGAGTGTGGCCCATGTCATCAGGACACTCTCGGTGTATATAGCAATCTTGCAGCAACTTATGATGCTATGGGAAG AATTGAAGATGCGATAGAGATTCTGGAGTATGTTCTTAAACTGCGAGAAGAGAAACTTGGAACAGCCAATCCCGATTTTGATGACGAGAAGAAAAGGCTAGCTGAGCTGTTGAAGGAAGCCGGCAGGTCTAGAAACAAGAAGGCTAAATCCCTTGAAAACCTTATTGATCCCAATTCCAAAAGGACTAAGAAAGAGACGTCCAAGAAATGGTCCGCATTCGGGTTTAGAAGTTGA